From a single Alkalihalophilus pseudofirmus genomic region:
- the purS gene encoding phosphoribosylformylglycinamidine synthase subunit PurS, producing the protein MYKVKVYVTLRESVLDPQGVAVKSALHTMDYKEVEDVRIGKYLELAVNETGNIEARIEEMCEKLLANTVIEDYRYEIEEVVPS; encoded by the coding sequence ATGTACAAAGTAAAAGTGTATGTAACGTTAAGAGAAAGTGTACTAGACCCTCAAGGAGTAGCAGTGAAAAGTGCTCTGCACACAATGGATTACAAAGAAGTAGAAGATGTACGTATTGGTAAATACTTAGAGCTTGCTGTAAATGAGACCGGAAATATTGAAGCTAGAATCGAAGAGATGTGTGAGAAACTGCTTGCTAACACAGTGATCGAAGACTACCGCTATGAAATCGAGGAGGTTGTCCCGTCATGA
- a CDS encoding NETI motif-containing protein, translated as MKFEVGENESIGDCLERMQKEGYQPVRRMEEPVFEEKKKGRQVEYIPVRQKIVFEGKLVEGEQ; from the coding sequence ATGAAGTTTGAAGTCGGCGAAAATGAATCAATCGGAGACTGCTTAGAACGTATGCAAAAAGAAGGCTATCAACCCGTTCGCCGGATGGAAGAACCTGTATTTGAAGAGAAGAAGAAGGGGCGGCAGGTTGAATATATTCCTGTTAGACAGAAGATCGTATTTGAAGGGAAATTGGTAGAAGGCGAACAATAA
- the purB gene encoding adenylosuccinate lyase, translated as MIERYTRPEMGAIWTEENRYKAWLEVEIVACEAWAELGEIPKEDVAKIRENASFDVARIHEIEAETRHDVVAFTRAVSETLGEERKWVHYGLTSTDVVDTALSYLLKQANEILLADLERFLDIIKDKAIEHKYTVMMGRTHGVHAEPTTFGLKLGLWYEEMKRNIERFKHAAEGVRFGKLSGAVGTYANIDPRVEELVCENLGLNAAPISTQTLQRDRHAEYMASIALIATSVEKFAVEIRGLQKSETREVEEFFAKGQKGSSAMPHKRNPIGSENMTGLARVIRGHMLTAYENVPLWHERDISHSSAERIILPDATIALNYMLNRFGNIVKNLTVFPENMKRNMTRTYGLIYSQRVLLSLIDKGMAREEAYDLVQPKTMEAWEKGIQFRELVEAEEAITAVLSKEEIDDCFDYNYHLQHVDTIFKRLGLEAN; from the coding sequence ATGATCGAACGTTATACACGTCCTGAAATGGGTGCCATTTGGACAGAAGAAAATCGTTACAAAGCATGGTTAGAAGTAGAGATCGTAGCATGTGAAGCATGGGCAGAGCTTGGCGAAATTCCTAAAGAAGATGTGGCTAAAATTCGTGAGAACGCAAGCTTTGACGTAGCGCGTATCCACGAAATCGAAGCAGAAACAAGACATGATGTAGTTGCCTTCACTCGTGCCGTTTCAGAAACATTGGGAGAAGAGCGCAAGTGGGTGCATTACGGACTAACGTCTACAGATGTGGTTGATACGGCTTTATCTTATCTGCTTAAACAAGCAAATGAGATCTTACTGGCTGACTTAGAGCGTTTCTTAGACATCATTAAAGATAAAGCGATTGAACATAAGTACACTGTAATGATGGGACGTACGCACGGTGTTCACGCTGAGCCAACGACATTTGGCTTGAAGCTTGGCCTTTGGTATGAGGAAATGAAACGCAACATCGAGCGCTTTAAGCATGCAGCAGAAGGAGTTCGTTTCGGTAAACTTTCAGGTGCTGTTGGAACCTATGCTAATATCGACCCTCGTGTAGAGGAGCTTGTTTGTGAGAATCTTGGACTTAATGCAGCCCCAATTTCTACGCAAACATTGCAACGTGATCGTCATGCAGAATACATGGCATCGATTGCTCTTATCGCTACATCGGTTGAGAAGTTCGCTGTAGAGATCCGCGGTCTGCAAAAGAGTGAAACGCGTGAAGTGGAAGAGTTCTTTGCTAAAGGACAAAAAGGATCATCGGCTATGCCGCATAAGCGTAACCCAATCGGCTCTGAGAATATGACAGGACTTGCACGTGTGATTCGTGGTCATATGCTGACAGCTTACGAGAATGTTCCATTATGGCATGAGCGTGATATTTCTCACTCTTCAGCTGAGCGTATCATTCTTCCAGATGCAACAATTGCGCTTAACTACATGTTAAATCGTTTCGGAAATATCGTGAAAAACTTAACGGTGTTCCCTGAAAATATGAAGCGTAACATGACTCGTACGTACGGCTTAATTTACTCACAGCGTGTATTATTATCACTGATTGATAAAGGAATGGCTCGTGAGGAAGCATACGATCTTGTTCAGCCGAAGACGATGGAGGCATGGGAAAAAGGGATTCAATTCCGTGAACTAGTGGAAGCTGAAGAAGCAATTACTGCCGTACTTTCAAAAGAAGAGATTGATGATTGCTTCGATTACAACTATCACTTGCAGCATGTAGATACAATCTTCAAGCGTCTAGGACTAGAAGCAAATTAA
- the purQ gene encoding phosphoribosylformylglycinamidine synthase subunit PurQ: MKFAVIVFPGSNCDADMYHAISGALGAEVEYVWHHETSLQGFDGILLPGGFSHGDYLRSGAIARFAPIMKAVIEAAKEGKPVLGVCNGFQILLEAGLLPGAMKRNEGLKFICRPAVLTVENEKTMFTAGYEKGQEITIPVAHGEGNYECDDATFNELEKNGQIIFRYKDNINGSRQQIAGIMNEAGNVLGMMPHPERAVEALLGSDDGLALFQSIVRNWRETHVATT, translated from the coding sequence ATGAAATTTGCAGTAATCGTTTTTCCTGGCTCAAACTGTGATGCTGATATGTATCATGCAATCTCTGGTGCTCTAGGAGCTGAAGTAGAGTACGTATGGCATCATGAAACCTCTCTTCAGGGGTTTGACGGCATCTTGCTTCCGGGAGGGTTCTCGCACGGCGACTATTTACGCTCAGGTGCGATTGCACGATTTGCTCCTATTATGAAAGCTGTCATTGAGGCTGCTAAAGAAGGAAAACCAGTGCTAGGTGTATGCAACGGATTTCAAATTTTACTAGAAGCAGGTCTTCTTCCTGGAGCGATGAAGCGTAACGAGGGATTAAAGTTCATTTGCAGACCAGCTGTCTTAACGGTTGAAAATGAAAAAACGATGTTTACAGCAGGCTATGAAAAGGGTCAGGAAATTACGATCCCAGTCGCGCATGGCGAAGGAAACTATGAATGTGATGATGCAACATTTAACGAACTTGAAAAGAACGGACAGATTATTTTCCGTTACAAAGACAATATCAACGGTTCACGTCAGCAGATTGCTGGAATTATGAACGAAGCAGGAAATGTTTTAGGGATGATGCCGCACCCTGAGCGTGCAGTGGAAGCATTGCTTGGAAGTGACGATGGATTAGCATTATTTCAATCAATTGTACGAAATTGGAGGGAAACTCATGTCGCTACTACTTGA
- a CDS encoding isoprenylcysteine carboxyl methyltransferase family protein, which yields MGLVYIFIGFVIIQRLIEVVIANQNAKWMKNQGGYEAGGEHYKYIVALHAFFFVALLIEVSSVQAGGVKWSLIPLVVFLIAQIGRVWALSSLGRFWNTRIMILPGAKVVAKGPYRFMRHPNYVIVTLELLALPLIFQAYWTAIVFSLLNAVILRVRIKEEERALKEATDYEKVFKEKGRFIPSYDE from the coding sequence GTGGGATTGGTATATATTTTTATTGGATTTGTCATCATTCAGCGCTTGATTGAAGTTGTCATTGCGAATCAAAATGCAAAATGGATGAAAAACCAAGGCGGTTATGAGGCTGGCGGGGAACATTATAAATATATTGTTGCCTTGCATGCGTTCTTTTTTGTCGCACTGCTTATAGAAGTGTCTTCCGTGCAAGCGGGAGGAGTAAAGTGGTCACTCATCCCTCTCGTTGTATTTTTGATTGCGCAAATAGGGCGTGTATGGGCATTGTCCTCTCTTGGACGCTTTTGGAATACACGTATCATGATCTTACCAGGCGCAAAAGTAGTTGCAAAAGGACCGTATCGTTTTATGCGGCACCCTAATTATGTCATTGTCACACTAGAACTCCTTGCTCTGCCTCTTATCTTTCAAGCATACTGGACCGCAATTGTATTCTCACTTTTAAATGCAGTCATTTTAAGAGTGAGAATTAAAGAAGAGGAACGAGCGTTAAAAGAAGCGACTGATTACGAGAAAGTGTTTAAAGAAAAAGGACGATTTATCCCAAGTTATGATGAGTAA
- a CDS encoding MOSC domain-containing protein, with the protein MSTTIHAIHIGQPREVAHGKQLIKTSIFKEPTDQRVEIHSLGIKGDTQSDLVNHGGVDKALCAYSYDRYPFWEERLGQPVGHSAFGENITLYGWLEEEVQIGDVFELGTAIVQISQPRHPCYKLAIKHQQPKMPLWVKETGYSGFYFRVLKEGHASVEDDLKRIESYSHNPTVMEVNRCRNNPAATKEDLTKMLEIKELASEWGEAFTKKRNEI; encoded by the coding sequence ATGTCAACAACCATTCATGCGATACATATTGGCCAGCCTAGGGAAGTGGCTCATGGAAAGCAGCTGATAAAGACAAGTATTTTTAAGGAACCTACTGATCAAAGAGTTGAAATCCATTCGTTAGGAATCAAGGGTGATACGCAATCAGACTTGGTTAACCACGGGGGCGTAGATAAAGCACTATGTGCATATTCCTACGATCGCTACCCTTTTTGGGAAGAAAGGCTAGGTCAGCCGGTCGGACATTCGGCATTTGGTGAGAATATCACTTTATATGGATGGTTAGAAGAAGAGGTACAAATAGGCGATGTATTTGAGCTTGGAACGGCTATTGTGCAAATTAGCCAGCCGAGACATCCATGCTATAAACTCGCTATTAAGCACCAGCAGCCTAAAATGCCGTTATGGGTGAAGGAAACGGGGTACAGCGGGTTTTATTTTAGAGTGTTAAAAGAAGGGCATGCTTCAGTGGAGGATGATCTTAAACGTATTGAATCGTATTCTCATAATCCAACCGTGATGGAAGTGAATAGGTGCAGAAATAATCCTGCTGCAACCAAAGAAGACCTGACGAAAATGCTGGAAATTAAGGAGTTAGCTTCTGAATGGGGTGAGGCATTTACAAAAAAACGAAATGAGATCTAG
- a CDS encoding type III polyketide synthase → MPSIMSISTYTPPNTLNQNTTTEFARELFGESFQDIERLLTVFSNGQIDERQFAVPMDWFKEDHSLKEKNDLYIELATKYGAEGIKKCLSNRLFLKEDVDVEDIEAIILVSSSGMATPSIDARIMNVLPFSAHTKRIPIWGLGCAGGAAGISRAYEYCRAYPESNVLVVCIELCSLTFQRNDRSKSNLVGTSLFADGIACALVSGDHSSMVNKCAKSVRPVIRETMSTLMPDSEEVMGWDVRDTGLHVIFSRDIPSIIKKWLKPNVDEFLSQNKLESGQVDAFVAHPGGKKVLEAYEETLSIPESMTAVSREVLKKHGNMSSPTVLYVLEEFMKKEMAPGSYGLMAALGPGFCSELVLLQWEGVH, encoded by the coding sequence ATGCCTTCAATTATGTCAATTAGTACGTATACTCCGCCCAACACATTAAATCAAAATACAACAACAGAGTTTGCAAGAGAGCTGTTTGGTGAGAGCTTTCAAGATATCGAAAGGCTTCTGACTGTATTTTCAAACGGGCAGATTGATGAAAGACAGTTTGCTGTGCCGATGGATTGGTTCAAGGAAGATCATTCTCTTAAGGAGAAGAATGATCTCTATATTGAACTGGCGACTAAATACGGGGCAGAAGGGATTAAGAAATGTTTAAGTAATCGGCTGTTTCTAAAAGAAGATGTGGATGTAGAAGACATTGAAGCAATTATTCTTGTGTCTAGTTCTGGTATGGCCACACCAAGTATTGATGCAAGGATTATGAATGTACTTCCTTTTTCTGCTCATACGAAGAGAATCCCTATTTGGGGATTAGGTTGTGCCGGCGGAGCGGCTGGAATCAGCCGTGCGTATGAATACTGCAGGGCCTATCCAGAATCCAATGTACTTGTTGTTTGTATAGAACTGTGCAGTTTAACGTTTCAACGTAATGACCGCTCTAAAAGCAACCTTGTCGGAACATCGTTATTTGCAGATGGCATTGCCTGTGCCTTAGTTTCGGGTGATCATTCTTCTATGGTAAATAAATGTGCAAAATCTGTGCGGCCGGTTATACGGGAAACCATGAGTACGCTTATGCCTGATTCTGAAGAAGTAATGGGCTGGGATGTGAGAGATACGGGGCTGCATGTGATCTTCTCACGCGATATTCCATCTATTATTAAAAAATGGCTTAAGCCTAATGTGGATGAATTTCTATCGCAAAATAAATTAGAATCCGGACAAGTTGATGCGTTTGTGGCTCACCCTGGGGGCAAAAAAGTATTAGAAGCGTATGAAGAAACCCTTTCTATTCCAGAGTCCATGACGGCTGTTTCAAGAGAAGTATTAAAGAAGCATGGGAATATGTCTTCTCCTACGGTCTTATATGTGCTTGAGGAATTTATGAAAAAAGAAATGGCACCAGGGTCTTACGGATTGATGGCGGCCCTTGGTCCTGGCTTTTGTTCAGAGTTAGTTTTACTTCAATGGGAGGGTGTTCATTAG
- the purE gene encoding 5-(carboxyamino)imidazole ribonucleotide mutase, protein MKPVVGVIMGSTSDWETMKHACEILDELKVPYEKKVVSAHRTPDLMFEYAESAIERGLEVIIAGAGGAAHLPGMVAAKTVLPVIGVPVESKSLKGMDSLLSIVQMPGGVPVATVAIGAAGAKNAGLLAAQIIGSTDREVQSKLIDKREATKQAVLESSETL, encoded by the coding sequence ATGAAGCCAGTTGTGGGAGTTATTATGGGGAGCACATCGGATTGGGAAACGATGAAACATGCATGTGAGATCTTAGATGAGCTTAAGGTTCCATACGAGAAAAAAGTTGTTTCTGCCCATCGTACACCTGACTTAATGTTTGAATATGCTGAGTCGGCAATCGAGCGAGGGCTGGAAGTCATTATTGCAGGGGCAGGAGGAGCAGCGCATCTGCCTGGCATGGTAGCCGCTAAAACGGTACTGCCGGTGATAGGAGTGCCTGTTGAATCAAAATCTCTTAAAGGGATGGATTCTCTCCTCTCAATTGTACAAATGCCTGGCGGAGTTCCTGTTGCCACTGTAGCCATCGGGGCTGCCGGTGCGAAAAATGCCGGTCTTCTTGCAGCACAAATTATAGGTTCAACTGATAGAGAGGTTCAATCTAAATTAATAGATAAACGGGAAGCAACAAAACAAGCAGTCTTAGAAAGCAGTGAGACGCTATGA
- the purC gene encoding phosphoribosylaminoimidazolesuccinocarboxamide synthase, which produces MEKRELLYEGKAKKIYRTDNESILWVSYKDDATAFNGEKKAQLEGKARLNNEITSLIFKHLEAEGLETHFVERLSETDQLVRKVDIVPLEVVVRNQVAGSMAKRLGLEEGLKLARPVVEFYYKDDALGDPLITEDHIAILRAATPEEVDQLRSMARKVNEHLQKLFAAIDIKLIDFKLEFGRTESGELLLADEISPDTCRLWDMETNERFDKDLFRRNLGNLQAGYQEILTRLGGPTCTK; this is translated from the coding sequence ATGGAAAAACGTGAACTGTTATACGAGGGAAAAGCAAAGAAAATATATCGTACAGATAACGAGAGTATTTTGTGGGTTTCTTATAAAGATGACGCGACTGCCTTCAATGGAGAAAAGAAAGCTCAGCTTGAGGGTAAAGCAAGGCTGAATAATGAAATCACATCTCTCATCTTTAAGCATTTAGAGGCAGAGGGGCTTGAAACTCATTTTGTTGAAAGACTTTCAGAAACGGATCAGTTAGTGAGAAAAGTAGATATTGTTCCACTTGAAGTGGTTGTGAGAAATCAAGTAGCTGGAAGTATGGCTAAACGCTTAGGGCTAGAAGAAGGATTGAAACTCGCGCGTCCTGTTGTGGAATTCTATTATAAAGACGACGCATTAGGCGACCCTCTTATTACAGAAGATCATATTGCGATACTCAGAGCTGCAACACCTGAAGAGGTAGACCAGTTAAGATCAATGGCGCGTAAAGTAAACGAGCACCTGCAAAAGCTTTTTGCCGCAATTGATATTAAATTAATTGATTTCAAACTTGAATTTGGCCGGACCGAGAGCGGTGAACTTCTTTTAGCAGATGAAATTTCACCGGATACATGCCGTCTTTGGGATATGGAAACAAACGAGCGTTTTGATAAAGATTTATTCAGACGTAATCTAGGAAATTTGCAAGCTGGTTATCAAGAAATTTTAACTCGACTAGGAGGCCCAACATGTACAAAGTAA
- a CDS encoding DUF2179 domain-containing protein: MAAFLMEHALIMVLTILIINVVYVTLFTVRMIFTLKGQRYLAAGVSVIEILVYVIGLSLVLDNLDQPQNLIAYALGYGIGVIIGMKVEEKLALGYITVNVITKEYEPDIPNALRDKGYGVTNWVAYGREGERLMMEILTSRRSEQNLYQTVKELDPKAFIISHEPKAFFGGFWVKGIRR, encoded by the coding sequence ATGGCTGCATTTCTGATGGAACATGCGCTTATTATGGTCTTGACCATCTTAATTATTAATGTGGTGTATGTTACGTTATTTACAGTTAGGATGATATTCACTTTAAAAGGACAGAGGTATTTAGCTGCAGGTGTCAGCGTAATCGAAATTCTGGTCTACGTTATTGGACTTAGCTTAGTGCTTGATAATCTTGATCAGCCTCAAAATTTGATTGCCTATGCTTTAGGCTATGGGATAGGTGTTATAATTGGTATGAAGGTAGAAGAGAAGCTGGCACTCGGATATATCACTGTAAATGTAATCACAAAAGAATATGAACCAGACATCCCCAATGCTCTAAGAGATAAAGGGTATGGTGTGACAAATTGGGTCGCTTACGGACGAGAAGGAGAGCGTTTGATGATGGAGATACTAACCTCTAGACGGTCAGAGCAAAATCTCTATCAAACGGTGAAAGAGCTCGACCCGAAGGCTTTTATTATTTCACACGAACCAAAAGCATTTTTTGGAGGATTCTGGGTTAAAGGAATACGGAGGTAG
- a CDS encoding threonine aldolase family protein: MIDLRSDTVTKPTAAMREAMYRAEVGDDVYKEDPTVRRLEELASQMLGKEDALFVTSGTQGNQIAVLTHCRSGNEVLLEQDSHIFYYEGGAISAFAGVQTRTIPGNQGEMDHRQIELAIRGNDIHEPETGLICVENTHNRAGGAIVSAENMKAIFKVATAHAVPVHLDGARLFNAAVASNCSLKEFTQYTDTVQVCLSKGLGAPIGSIIAGPKEFITSARKWRKRLGGGLRQVGTIAAPGLIALSEMVDRLSEDHHHAKLLAEGIGSVDGLEVVNTVDTNIVLVDVSGKKLTSNEFIEKLSDAGVKAVSFGPTVVRFTTHYDVSKQEIDDALTFINSI; the protein is encoded by the coding sequence ATGATTGACTTAAGAAGTGATACAGTGACTAAACCAACTGCTGCGATGCGAGAGGCGATGTACCGGGCAGAAGTGGGCGATGATGTGTACAAGGAAGACCCTACGGTAAGAAGACTAGAAGAGCTTGCTAGCCAAATGTTAGGCAAAGAGGATGCTTTGTTTGTGACGAGTGGTACTCAAGGAAATCAAATTGCTGTATTAACCCACTGTCGAAGCGGAAATGAAGTTTTGCTCGAGCAAGATTCTCATATTTTTTATTATGAGGGAGGGGCAATTTCTGCTTTTGCTGGTGTACAAACAAGAACAATCCCCGGTAATCAAGGGGAAATGGACCATCGTCAAATTGAGCTTGCCATTCGAGGAAATGATATTCACGAACCAGAAACAGGATTGATTTGTGTAGAGAACACTCATAATCGCGCTGGGGGTGCTATTGTCTCCGCAGAAAATATGAAAGCTATTTTCAAGGTGGCAACAGCTCATGCTGTGCCTGTTCACTTAGACGGGGCAAGACTATTTAATGCGGCTGTAGCAAGTAATTGCTCATTGAAAGAGTTCACCCAATATACGGATACGGTTCAAGTGTGTTTATCTAAAGGACTAGGGGCACCGATTGGTTCGATCATTGCTGGACCGAAGGAGTTTATAACGAGCGCAAGAAAGTGGAGAAAGAGGCTCGGGGGCGGATTAAGGCAGGTTGGAACGATCGCTGCTCCAGGGCTTATTGCGTTAAGTGAAATGGTTGACCGTTTAAGTGAAGATCACCATCATGCTAAGCTTCTAGCGGAGGGGATTGGATCAGTGGATGGTTTGGAGGTAGTGAATACCGTAGATACTAATATTGTTTTAGTAGATGTGTCTGGTAAAAAGCTGACTTCAAATGAGTTTATTGAAAAACTGTCTGATGCAGGTGTAAAAGCTGTATCGTTTGGTCCTACTGTAGTACGGTTTACGACACATTATGACGTGTCCAAACAGGAAATAGATGACGCATTAACATTCATTAACTCTATATAA
- the purK gene encoding 5-(carboxyamino)imidazole ribonucleotide synthase: MSKVIRPGSTIGIIGGGQLGRMLCIAAKQMGYKTAVLEPTSSSPCEGLADVLIQERYDDKEAARELAAVSDVITYEFENIDAETAALLTEEAYFPQGFKLLQTTQHRIREKDSVSSLGIEVAPYQSIKNLNDCQAAAEDIGFPAVLKTCRGGYDGKGQAVVHDEAELLKEAKRLLESGELVLEGFIPFKCEISIIVTRSTLGEVKTFPVSENIHVNSILHQSIVPARVETEWLKKAREIAETIADGLGLTGILAIEMFVTNEGEVIVNELAPRPHNSGHYTIEGCFTSQFEQHIRAICGLPLGSTHLLGATVMENILGQHLEEVISELDYLSEAKLHLYGKKEAKENRKMGHITAMGDTVEDALEKLKRRVKRMC, translated from the coding sequence ATGAGCAAAGTGATTCGACCAGGTTCAACGATAGGAATTATTGGCGGCGGCCAGCTCGGCAGAATGCTTTGTATAGCAGCGAAACAAATGGGCTACAAAACAGCGGTGCTCGAGCCTACATCATCCTCACCATGTGAAGGGTTAGCCGATGTACTTATTCAAGAAAGATATGACGATAAAGAAGCTGCGAGAGAACTTGCGGCCGTCTCAGATGTAATCACCTATGAATTTGAAAATATTGATGCCGAAACAGCGGCTCTTTTGACAGAAGAAGCGTATTTCCCGCAAGGATTTAAACTGCTTCAAACAACACAGCATCGGATTCGTGAGAAAGATTCGGTTTCCTCACTTGGTATAGAGGTCGCCCCGTATCAGTCGATAAAGAATCTAAATGACTGCCAAGCTGCAGCTGAAGATATTGGTTTTCCAGCCGTGCTGAAGACGTGTCGTGGCGGCTATGACGGAAAAGGGCAGGCTGTTGTGCATGATGAAGCTGAATTACTCAAGGAAGCGAAGCGACTGTTAGAATCAGGAGAGCTAGTGCTAGAAGGGTTTATCCCTTTTAAATGTGAGATTTCAATTATTGTCACGCGCTCAACTCTAGGGGAAGTGAAGACATTCCCTGTAAGTGAGAACATTCATGTCAACAGTATTCTTCACCAATCAATCGTGCCAGCAAGAGTAGAAACGGAGTGGCTGAAGAAAGCCCGAGAGATTGCAGAGACGATTGCAGACGGACTCGGTTTAACGGGCATACTAGCTATTGAGATGTTTGTGACCAATGAGGGTGAAGTGATTGTAAATGAACTGGCACCAAGGCCTCATAATTCAGGACATTACACGATAGAAGGTTGTTTCACTTCTCAATTTGAGCAGCATATTAGAGCGATTTGCGGACTGCCGCTTGGGTCAACGCATCTTTTAGGAGCGACAGTGATGGAGAACATCCTAGGTCAGCATCTAGAGGAAGTGATAAGCGAACTTGATTATTTAAGTGAGGCGAAACTTCATCTATACGGCAAAAAAGAAGCAAAAGAAAACCGGAAAATGGGCCATATCACGGCGATGGGTGACACGGTGGAGGATGCACTTGAAAAGCTCAAGCGAAGAGTGAAGCGAATGTGCTAG